The window taatGACTATATGCGAAATTGGTTCAAGTTTCGAAAATTCAGAAGTAGCAAATAGAATACGATGTTAATCGTAACTATGGGTTACAGGAAAAtgggaagaaaaaaagggaCAATTCAGTGATATCTAGTCAGCTCAAATCAACCCCATCTCTAGCAGGCGATTCCCAAATTCTAAAAAGTAGTAGTCCGCATACACCAACCCATGATCCCAATGCCGATCCGCATGGTTCTCGTTAAAGTTAGCAGTCGAACGCCCTAGGATCGCATCAAAACGGTGCCCATTGACATTTTCGACTAAAATTCCACCCGCTTCATCAAGACCCAGCCGCATTTCATCGCGATTGTACGCCAATGCGATAGTATCCTTCGCAATAAGCATGGCATACTCCAAGTACCGCTTCGCAGACTCATATTCACCCGTGCCGGAGAGCTGTCCAAAAATGATGAGCATCCCATTCGCCGTGATCAAGCCGGCAGAAACATCTCTCAATGGAGCTTGCTTTCCATCGACAGTGGTGTAAGTGATAGGTGCGTCGAAGTCCCACAACGGCACATATCGCCCCCGGCCGTCCTCTTCAACGACGTTGGGCGATGTCTCCAGTCTGTGCATGAAGTACTGGGCAAGACCCACTGCAGCGTCTAGGAATTTTCGTTCTTTGGTCCAAGAATATGCCTGTGCGTAGCCTAAGATCGCCCACGCTTGCCCACGGGCCCAGGTCGAGTCATCGGAGTAGCCTTGCGCTGTGAGCTTTCGCTTGACGGATCCCGTGCGTGGAGAAAGGTTTACGGCGTGGTAGGTTGAGTAGCATGTCTCCTTGTTAGGTATAGTTTCCTTGCGCAGATGGGTTGAGAGAAGGGTGGTGGCGTGGGTTGATGCGATAGAAATGAGATGAGAGTTTCGCGTGTAGTTACCGGCGTagaaaagaagatcgagatctGGATTAAAGCGTTAGTTCATAAGCTTAATTAATCCGTACTGTTCATAACTGTAGACCACTTACTGCACAGACTGTCAATAATCACCAAAAAGTCATCCTCCATACTCGTGATATCATGATGCGCATTTGAAAAACTGTCCCAGCTGCGAATGGCCCCGACATGAGCGTCATACCTGCTGGCAAGTCCTTGGGCTGCATTGAGCAGAGATTTTAAACTCTCTTGACGACCAAAAAGCTCCCAGTCTCTTTGAAGGGCCGGCTGAACGATGAAACCGAGGTCATGAGTATCCTTGCGACCGGACATGGCATGCAACGGTGCAGACCATTTGCAGCATAAATCGGTGAGATGGTCTGTGAGGCTTTGATTGAACAAAGACGAAAAATTACTTGAAATGCTTGTTGCAGGATACTTTCGTAGTCTCTCGAGAAGACTGTA of the Penicillium psychrofluorescens genome assembly, chromosome: 1 genome contains:
- a CDS encoding uncharacterized protein (ID:PFLUO_001180-T1.cds;~source:funannotate), translating into MSGRKDTHDLGFIVQPALQRDWELFGRQESLKSLLNAAQGLASRYDAHVGAIRSWDSFSNAHHDITSMEDDFLVIIDSLCNLDLLFYAGNYTRNSHLISIASTHATTLLSTHLRKETIPNKETCYSTYHAVNLSPRTGSVKRKLTAQGYSDDSTWARGQAWAILGYAQAYSWTKERKFLDAAVGLAQYFMHRLETSPNVVEEDGRGRYVPLWDFDAPITYTTVDGKQAPLRDVSAGLITANGMLIIFGQLSGTGEYESAKRYLEYAMLIAKDTIALAYNRDEMRLGLDEAGGILVENVNGHRFDAILGRSTANFNENHADRHWDHGLVYADYYFLEFGNRLLEMGLI